In a single window of the Microbacterium sp. SL75 genome:
- a CDS encoding glycosyltransferase family 4 protein — MAERRILVDLLGFTGSRGGTETYVRELLPRIAGLLPETRFAAVTGRAGTDRVSAFFPGHVQTVPWVGSDPATWALGAVASTDLLARRGRADLVWAPANFGPVFRGVPRVVTVHDAIYDEVPGGLAHRAQRAVTSTLMRRSAQTADRVITVSHAAAHSIERFLGVPAGLISVVHNGSSEPRPVAEPDGILSPFALPAGRPLVLSVGNRMPHKNFPGLLAALATISPADRPVTVIAGSRLPDPLAGDVTRLGLERDVILPGWVSDEQLEALYQAAALYVCPSLAEGFGLPVVDALRRRVPVLAHDVPVLREVGGDAAHYADATDADAFGAAITAALRTPADDAARSEAQRWASRFTWDAAAEATAGVLDAVRRGARR; from the coding sequence ATGGCCGAGCGCCGAATCCTCGTCGACCTCCTCGGGTTCACCGGCTCACGCGGGGGCACCGAGACCTACGTCCGCGAACTGCTGCCCCGTATCGCAGGCCTTCTGCCGGAGACGCGCTTCGCCGCGGTGACCGGTCGTGCCGGCACCGACCGCGTGTCGGCCTTCTTCCCCGGCCACGTGCAGACGGTGCCGTGGGTGGGCTCCGACCCGGCGACGTGGGCCCTCGGCGCGGTCGCGTCGACCGATCTGCTCGCGCGGCGGGGCCGGGCCGACCTGGTGTGGGCACCGGCCAACTTCGGGCCCGTCTTCCGCGGCGTCCCGCGCGTGGTCACCGTGCACGACGCGATCTACGACGAGGTGCCCGGCGGCCTCGCCCACCGCGCGCAGCGCGCGGTGACGTCGACCCTCATGCGTCGTTCGGCGCAGACCGCCGACCGTGTGATCACGGTGTCGCACGCGGCGGCCCACAGCATCGAGCGCTTTCTCGGCGTTCCCGCCGGTCTCATCTCGGTGGTGCACAACGGCAGCTCCGAACCGCGACCCGTCGCCGAGCCCGACGGCATCCTGTCGCCCTTCGCGCTGCCGGCGGGCCGACCCCTCGTGCTGAGCGTCGGCAACCGCATGCCGCACAAGAACTTCCCGGGGCTGCTCGCCGCTCTCGCGACCATCTCCCCCGCCGATCGACCCGTCACGGTCATCGCGGGCAGCCGCCTGCCCGATCCGCTCGCCGGCGACGTGACGCGGCTGGGCCTGGAGCGCGACGTGATCCTGCCCGGCTGGGTCAGCGACGAGCAACTCGAGGCGCTCTACCAAGCCGCCGCCCTCTACGTCTGCCCCTCCCTCGCCGAGGGCTTCGGCCTCCCCGTCGTCGATGCACTGCGCCGGCGCGTTCCCGTCCTCGCCCACGATGTCCCCGTCCTGCGGGAGGTCGGCGGCGACGCGGCTCACTACGCCGATGCGACGGATGCCGACGCCTTCGGCGCCGCGATCACGGCGGCGTTGCGGACTCCCGCCGACGACGCCGCGCGGTCCGAGGCCCAGCGGTGGGCGTCGCGCTTCACCTGGGACGCCGCGGCCGAGGCGACCGCGGGCGTGCTCGATGCCGTTCGCCGGGGGGCACGACGATGA